From Streptomyces sp. CMB-StM0423, a single genomic window includes:
- a CDS encoding MCE family protein: MNRRSLAGPLIKSLVFVAVTALATTALAFSIANTGVGPTDGYSARFTDVAGLVEGDSVRVAGVKVGEVESIELSGRRYARVEFTVREGRALPASVNASVKYLNMVGQRYIDLEQGEGPVGRSLAPGGTIPLERTRPALDLTELFNGFQPLFQGLSPRDTNKLANEIVQVLQGQGGTVDSLVETVGSLTSTLAAKDQVIGEVIDNLTEVVETVNTREKEFNDLLVTLQDLVSGFSDDREPLFRAVDAMGDLTATTADLVRDGRAPLKEDIHQVGRVAERLSENVPLVEEFLEQTPVKMATLGRLASYGSWFNLYLCEARVTGVSMSDGSEPPTGISVQPPRCER; the protein is encoded by the coding sequence GAAGAAGCCTCGCGGGACCCCTGATCAAGTCCCTCGTCTTCGTCGCGGTCACCGCGCTCGCCACCACCGCGCTCGCCTTCTCCATCGCCAACACCGGCGTCGGCCCCACCGACGGCTACAGCGCCCGGTTCACCGACGTGGCCGGCCTGGTCGAGGGCGACAGCGTGCGGGTGGCGGGCGTGAAGGTGGGCGAGGTGGAGTCCATCGAGCTGAGCGGACGGCGGTACGCGCGGGTGGAGTTCACCGTACGCGAAGGGCGTGCGCTGCCCGCCTCCGTCAACGCCTCCGTGAAGTACCTCAACATGGTCGGCCAGCGCTACATCGACCTGGAGCAGGGCGAGGGCCCCGTCGGGCGGTCGCTCGCGCCCGGCGGCACGATCCCGCTGGAGCGCACCCGGCCCGCGCTCGACCTCACCGAGCTGTTCAACGGCTTCCAGCCGCTGTTCCAGGGGCTGTCGCCGCGGGACACCAACAAGCTCGCGAACGAGATCGTCCAGGTGCTCCAGGGCCAGGGCGGGACGGTCGACAGCCTCGTCGAGACGGTCGGCTCGCTGACCAGCACGCTGGCCGCCAAGGACCAGGTGATCGGCGAGGTCATCGACAACCTCACCGAGGTGGTGGAGACCGTCAACACCCGCGAGAAGGAGTTCAACGACCTGCTGGTGACCCTCCAGGACCTGGTGTCCGGCTTCTCCGACGACCGCGAGCCGCTCTTCCGCGCCGTCGACGCCATGGGCGACCTGACGGCCACCACCGCCGATCTCGTACGCGACGGCCGCGCCCCGCTGAAGGAGGACATCCACCAGGTCGGGCGGGTCGCCGAGCGGCTGTCGGAGAACGTGCCGCTGGTGGAGGAGTTCCTCGAACAGACGCCGGTGAAGATGGCCACGCTGGGGCGGCTCGCCTCGTACGGCTCCTGGTTCAACCTCTATCTCTGCGAGGCGCGGGTGACGGGCGTGAGCATGTCCGACGGCAGCGAGCCGCCGACCGGGATCTCGGTCCAGCCGCCGAGGTGTGAGCGATGA